A region from the Sandaracinus amylolyticus genome encodes:
- a CDS encoding phosphotransferase family protein produces the protein MSSNDSIDRAESVRKGAELDLERLRSWLEGQGVRGEIEVLQFPRGYSNLTYLLRAGDREIVLRRPPVGVKIASAHDMGREHRILSKLHAVWPKVPRTIAFCEDDSVLGAPFYVMERVEGVILRAKTPPGLELGEPRMRHLSESLVDTLVEIHGVDLAAAGLSDLGKPQGYIERQVRGWAERYEKAKTDDIPEFDEVVKWLAANMPPESGATLIHNDFKYDNVVYAPDLSRIVAVLDWEMATLGDPLMDLGCTLGYWIDATDPPMMQAMRFGPTNLPGNLTRMEIVERYQQKSGREVTNLPFYFTFALMKLAVVGQQLYARYVKGLTQDPRYALLIEGVRGLSRAAVQVIASRRIDTLST, from the coding sequence ATGAGCTCCAACGATTCGATCGATCGCGCCGAGAGCGTTCGCAAGGGCGCGGAGCTGGATCTCGAACGACTGCGCAGCTGGCTCGAGGGGCAGGGCGTGCGCGGCGAGATCGAGGTGCTGCAGTTCCCGCGCGGCTACTCGAACCTCACGTATCTCCTGCGCGCGGGCGATCGCGAGATCGTGCTGCGGCGTCCGCCGGTCGGCGTGAAGATCGCGTCGGCGCACGACATGGGGCGCGAGCATCGCATCCTCTCGAAGCTCCACGCGGTGTGGCCGAAGGTGCCGCGCACGATCGCGTTCTGCGAGGACGACTCCGTGCTCGGCGCGCCGTTCTACGTGATGGAGCGCGTCGAGGGCGTGATCCTCCGCGCGAAGACGCCGCCCGGGCTCGAGCTCGGCGAGCCCCGCATGCGGCACCTCAGCGAGTCGCTCGTCGACACGCTCGTCGAGATCCACGGCGTCGACCTCGCAGCCGCGGGCCTGTCCGATCTCGGCAAGCCGCAGGGCTACATCGAGCGCCAGGTGCGCGGCTGGGCCGAGCGCTACGAGAAGGCGAAGACCGACGACATCCCGGAGTTCGACGAGGTCGTGAAGTGGCTCGCGGCGAACATGCCGCCCGAGAGCGGCGCGACGCTGATCCACAACGACTTCAAGTACGACAACGTCGTGTACGCGCCGGACCTCTCGCGGATCGTCGCGGTGCTCGACTGGGAGATGGCGACCCTCGGCGATCCGCTCATGGATCTCGGCTGCACGCTCGGCTACTGGATCGACGCGACCGACCCCCCGATGATGCAGGCGATGCGCTTCGGCCCGACGAACCTGCCGGGCAACCTGACGCGCATGGAGATCGTCGAGCGCTACCAGCAGAAGAGCGGGCGCGAGGTCACGAACCTTCCGTTCTACTTCACGTTCGCGCTGATGAAGCTCGCGGTCGTCGGTCAGCAACTCTATGCGCGGTACGTGAAGGGGCTTACGCAGGACCCGCGTTACGCACTTCTCATCGAAGGTGTGCGCGGGCTGTCACGCGCCGCCGTCCAGGTCATCGCATCGAGGCGAATCGACACGCTCTCCACGTGA
- a CDS encoding histidine phosphatase family protein has translation MAHARLVLIRHGQASAGSLRSGSTMAGDYDRLSELGREQARRLGPWLARWARDPAHVLVGPRVRHRETYEEALSTARDAGATWPEPEAAEGLDEHHGIQLVHHVGAELVSRPDDIGELARAAFSAKSDPTKHWLRMFKALMIAWARGEVGHEAVEPWLAFRTRVRRVLEDAATRNGTVIAFTSGGAIGAAIGEVLGLDHAPGGIERTLDLCWSVRNASVHEIHVGERGATLLSFNGVSHLDRDDLITMV, from the coding sequence ATGGCGCATGCGCGCTTGGTGCTGATCCGGCACGGTCAGGCGTCGGCGGGCTCGCTGCGCTCGGGCAGCACGATGGCGGGCGACTACGACCGCCTCTCGGAGCTCGGGCGCGAGCAGGCGCGACGGCTCGGTCCGTGGCTTGCGCGGTGGGCCCGCGATCCCGCGCACGTGCTCGTCGGTCCGCGAGTGCGTCATCGCGAGACGTACGAAGAGGCGCTCTCGACCGCGCGCGACGCAGGCGCGACGTGGCCCGAGCCGGAAGCGGCGGAGGGCCTCGACGAGCACCACGGCATCCAGCTGGTGCACCACGTCGGCGCGGAGCTGGTGTCGCGCCCCGACGACATCGGCGAGCTCGCGCGCGCGGCGTTCTCGGCGAAGAGCGATCCGACCAAGCACTGGCTGCGCATGTTCAAGGCGCTGATGATCGCGTGGGCGCGCGGCGAGGTCGGTCACGAGGCGGTCGAGCCGTGGCTCGCGTTCCGCACGCGCGTGCGGCGCGTCCTCGAGGACGCGGCGACGCGCAACGGAACGGTGATCGCGTTCACGAGCGGCGGCGCGATCGGCGCGGCGATCGGCGAGGTGCTGGGGCTCGATCACGCGCCGGGCGGCATCGAGCGCACGCTCGATCTGTGCTGGTCGGTGCGCAACGCGAGCGTGCACGAGATCCACGTGGGCGAGCGCGGCGCGACGCTGCTCTCGTTCAACGGCGTCTCGCACCTCGATCGCGACGATCTGATCACGATGGTGTGA
- a CDS encoding DUF1592 domain-containing protein has protein sequence MTRTVLALSIAMAASGCLGVLGEPVGGGPGPTPEPGADGGLEPGSDAGPRPGPEPEPTTCGDDVGPRMVRRLTARQYQRSLEAIFESPDVPTADVLSDPVVHGFRVDATQAVIRDLGAQQVMTHAERVAAWAVANRLSVITTCQTTDAACRDRFIRDLGARVFREPLSDTQRSAYAALFDAETTFPAAAELVIAAMLQSPYFLYRREIGAPATAGRHRLTQHELASELAYLLTDAPPDATLRAAADAGQLATPDDLARELERVLATPEAADTMGEFVMGWLEIADLPTRAKDDAVFVLTPELRASMLGETRELFLQVLREGGTLRDLLTAEHTFADAPLRAHYGIAEGGSGGFQRVTLPAVRAPGVLGHASVLTRHALAATSSPVARGHLVRERFLCEDLPAPPPGVPTDAVRTPGTTTTRQRYIEHSANETCAACHRLMDPIGFSLENYDAFGRYRADERGLPIDVTGVVHGAPGGDVPLDGAESLIDWLAESSQARACFTHYLSYYSYGIEGCDDVVVDESTPLRDVLAAIVRADHFRERTD, from the coding sequence ATGACTCGCACCGTTCTCGCGCTCTCGATCGCGATGGCCGCCTCGGGCTGTCTCGGCGTGCTCGGAGAGCCTGTCGGAGGCGGGCCGGGGCCCACGCCCGAGCCCGGCGCGGATGGAGGGCTGGAGCCCGGATCCGACGCGGGCCCGCGGCCCGGCCCGGAGCCCGAGCCGACGACGTGCGGCGACGACGTCGGCCCGCGCATGGTGCGCCGCCTCACCGCGCGGCAATACCAGCGCAGCCTCGAGGCGATCTTCGAGTCGCCCGACGTTCCGACTGCCGACGTGCTCTCCGATCCCGTCGTGCACGGCTTCCGCGTCGACGCGACGCAGGCGGTGATCCGCGACCTCGGCGCGCAGCAGGTGATGACGCACGCGGAGCGCGTGGCAGCGTGGGCCGTCGCGAACCGACTCAGCGTGATCACGACGTGTCAGACGACCGACGCGGCCTGTCGTGATCGTTTCATCCGAGATCTCGGAGCACGCGTGTTCCGAGAGCCGCTCTCCGACACGCAGCGCTCCGCATATGCCGCGCTCTTCGATGCGGAGACGACGTTTCCGGCAGCCGCCGAGCTCGTGATCGCGGCGATGCTGCAGTCCCCGTATTTCCTGTATCGACGCGAGATCGGAGCGCCGGCGACCGCCGGTCGACATCGGCTGACGCAGCACGAGCTCGCGAGTGAGCTCGCTTATCTGCTCACCGACGCACCGCCCGACGCGACGCTCCGCGCCGCGGCCGACGCGGGCCAGCTCGCGACACCCGACGACCTCGCGCGCGAGCTCGAGCGCGTCCTGGCGACGCCGGAGGCCGCGGACACGATGGGTGAGTTCGTCATGGGATGGCTGGAGATCGCCGACCTCCCGACGCGCGCGAAGGACGACGCCGTCTTCGTGCTCACGCCCGAGCTCCGCGCTTCGATGCTTGGCGAGACGCGCGAGCTCTTCCTCCAGGTACTGCGCGAGGGCGGGACGCTCCGCGATCTCTTGACGGCCGAGCACACGTTCGCCGACGCGCCGCTGCGCGCGCACTACGGGATCGCCGAGGGCGGAAGCGGCGGATTCCAGCGCGTCACGCTCCCCGCGGTCCGCGCGCCGGGCGTGCTCGGGCACGCCAGCGTCCTCACGCGTCATGCGCTCGCCGCGACGTCGTCGCCGGTCGCGCGCGGTCATCTCGTGCGCGAGCGCTTCCTCTGCGAGGACCTGCCGGCGCCGCCTCCGGGTGTGCCCACCGACGCGGTGCGCACGCCGGGGACGACCACGACGCGGCAGCGCTACATCGAGCACTCCGCGAACGAGACGTGCGCGGCGTGCCATCGCCTGATGGATCCGATCGGGTTCAGCCTCGAGAACTACGACGCGTTCGGGCGCTATCGCGCCGACGAAAGAGGCTTGCCGATCGACGTGACGGGCGTGGTGCACGGCGCGCCGGGCGGTGACGTTCCGCTCGACGGCGCGGAGAGCCTGATCGACTGGCTCGCGGAGAGCAGCCAGGCGCGCGCGTGCTTCACGCACTACCTCTCGTACTACTCGTACGGCATCGAGGGCTGCGACGACGTGGTGGTCGACGAGTCGACGCCGCTGCGCGACGTGCTCGCGGCGATCGTGCGCGCCGATCACTTCCGCGAGCGCACGGACTGA
- a CDS encoding acyl-CoA dehydrogenase family protein, with product MPMPPSERALDVVARTRAFVDDELIPLEPDLLSKGWVAMLPTLRGKRDEAKKRGLWAPFLPQEHGGLGLTLLEYAHVSEVLGRGLLAHWVLNCQAPDVGNMELLIAHGTDAQKKQFLEPLTRGEIRSCFGMTEPEHAGSNPVWMSTRARREGDQLVIDGHKWFTTGADGASFCIVMAVTDPEAPLHGRASQIIVPTDTPGFRIVRNISVMGEPGADHPSHSEIRLENVRVPATNMLGPQGAGFALAQERLGPGRIHHCMRWIGICERAFELMVTRAATRELSPGKPLGTQQQIQLWIAESRAEIHAARLMVIDCAERIDRVGAHGARDYVSMIKFHVASVLQQVLDRAIQVHGALGMTDDTPLAYWYRHERAARIYDGPDEVHKASVAKRILQAHGMTARKD from the coding sequence ATGCCGATGCCGCCTTCCGAACGCGCGTTGGACGTCGTCGCGCGCACACGCGCGTTCGTCGACGACGAGCTGATCCCGCTCGAGCCCGACCTGCTGAGCAAGGGCTGGGTCGCGATGCTGCCGACGCTGCGCGGCAAGCGCGACGAGGCGAAGAAGCGCGGCCTCTGGGCGCCCTTCCTCCCGCAAGAGCACGGCGGGCTCGGCCTGACGCTGCTCGAGTACGCGCACGTCAGCGAGGTGCTCGGTCGCGGCCTGCTCGCGCATTGGGTGCTCAACTGCCAGGCGCCCGACGTCGGCAACATGGAGCTGCTGATCGCGCACGGCACCGACGCGCAGAAGAAGCAGTTCCTCGAGCCGCTCACGCGCGGCGAGATCCGATCGTGCTTCGGCATGACCGAGCCCGAGCACGCGGGATCGAACCCGGTGTGGATGAGCACGCGCGCGCGGCGCGAGGGCGATCAGCTCGTCATCGACGGGCACAAGTGGTTCACGACCGGCGCGGACGGCGCGTCGTTCTGCATCGTCATGGCGGTGACCGATCCCGAGGCGCCGCTGCACGGGCGCGCGTCGCAGATCATCGTGCCGACCGACACGCCGGGGTTCCGCATCGTCCGCAACATCAGCGTGATGGGCGAGCCCGGCGCCGATCATCCGTCGCACTCCGAGATCCGCCTCGAGAACGTGCGCGTGCCCGCGACGAACATGCTCGGCCCGCAGGGCGCGGGGTTCGCGCTCGCGCAGGAGCGCCTCGGCCCGGGCCGCATCCACCACTGCATGCGGTGGATCGGCATCTGCGAGCGCGCGTTCGAGCTGATGGTGACGCGCGCGGCGACGCGCGAGCTCTCGCCGGGCAAGCCGCTCGGCACGCAGCAGCAGATCCAGCTGTGGATCGCGGAGAGCCGCGCCGAGATCCACGCGGCGCGTCTCATGGTGATCGACTGCGCGGAGCGCATCGATCGCGTGGGCGCGCACGGCGCGCGCGACTACGTCTCGATGATCAAGTTCCACGTCGCGAGCGTGCTGCAGCAGGTGCTCGACCGCGCGATCCAGGTCCACGGCGCGCTCGGCATGACCGACGACACGCCGCTCGCGTACTGGTACCGCCACGAGCGCGCCGCGCGCATCTACGACGGCCCCGACGAGGTCCACAAAGCGTCGGTGGCGAAGCGGATCCTCCAGGCCCACGGCATGACGGCGAGGAAGGACTGA
- a CDS encoding alpha/beta fold hydrolase, with the protein MTDRPSFPDGPPVLQTGTTETRYQRAGRGSPVLLLFTDATADALGARLFERLAAGFRVIAPTLPPGVEIASWLRDLIEGLGLIRPAIVADEPFVVASLALSTQEPDRVGAIVVLARAAHDGEDPGMLCVRVDPTRDAASAEAQIVSFLSRGAR; encoded by the coding sequence ATGACGGATCGCCCCTCGTTCCCCGATGGCCCGCCCGTGCTCCAGACGGGCACGACCGAGACTCGCTACCAGCGTGCCGGTCGAGGCTCGCCGGTCCTGCTCTTGTTCACCGACGCGACCGCGGACGCGCTCGGCGCGCGGCTCTTCGAGCGTCTCGCCGCGGGCTTCCGGGTCATCGCGCCGACGCTGCCCCCAGGCGTCGAGATCGCGAGCTGGCTGCGCGATCTCATCGAGGGCCTCGGCTTGATCCGTCCGGCGATCGTCGCCGACGAGCCGTTCGTCGTCGCGAGCCTCGCGCTCTCGACGCAGGAGCCCGATCGCGTCGGCGCGATCGTGGTGCTCGCGCGCGCGGCGCACGACGGCGAGGACCCGGGCATGCTCTGCGTGCGCGTCGATCCCACGCGCGACGCCGCGTCGGCGGAAGCGCAGATCGTGAGCTTCCTGAGCCGAGGCGCGCGCTGA
- a CDS encoding DUF1552 domain-containing protein: MSRIARRAFAKHVGLAALLSPFLASLGDRSASAQVTGRAKYLCLFVTPGTSSRDWTPAAGSSETRIAFTPMNEPLSVIKDSLVIVEGLDSFGTAGTHGSPGGLCAKGYSDFGHVSIEQFVSDRLAESGERTAIPNLILGGHPGQMRSTFFRSGMALAPIASPVAAFDTIFAGATTPPATMPSDLLRRRRSVLDVVRGELGALSGQLGASERYRLELHLDSIRQLEERLAASEMEPGGGGCRAPASPVDGSEILLQNAACLDLAIDAMACDLTRVVAVEFGNNNGTQIAIPEIGNGDWHSGFIHSGLIPELTRVERWLAQRFAGAVTRAKSLAAPDGRGTLFDQTLFVWARDMGDAPSHTGNDMRFVFAGGAGGALRTSPEGRYVAGRGEAHQRALLSCATAMGISNLDGFGRTNFGGDSRLPLAGIGA, translated from the coding sequence ATGTCCCGGATCGCCCGTCGCGCGTTTGCGAAGCACGTCGGCCTCGCAGCGCTGCTGTCACCGTTCCTCGCGTCGCTGGGCGACCGAAGCGCATCGGCGCAGGTGACGGGGCGCGCGAAGTATCTGTGCCTGTTCGTGACGCCGGGGACGAGCTCGCGAGACTGGACCCCTGCCGCGGGCTCGAGCGAGACGCGGATCGCGTTCACGCCGATGAACGAGCCGCTCTCGGTCATCAAGGACAGCCTGGTGATCGTCGAGGGGCTCGACAGCTTCGGCACCGCGGGCACCCACGGCTCGCCGGGCGGGCTCTGCGCGAAAGGTTATTCGGACTTCGGTCACGTCTCGATCGAGCAGTTCGTCAGTGATCGGCTCGCGGAGTCGGGTGAGCGCACGGCGATTCCCAATCTGATCCTCGGCGGTCATCCGGGACAGATGCGCTCGACGTTCTTCCGGAGCGGCATGGCGCTCGCGCCGATCGCGTCGCCGGTCGCAGCGTTCGACACGATCTTCGCGGGCGCGACGACACCGCCCGCGACGATGCCCTCGGATCTGCTGCGCCGCCGTCGTAGCGTGCTCGACGTCGTGCGCGGCGAGCTCGGCGCGCTCTCGGGGCAGCTCGGCGCGTCCGAGCGATATCGGCTCGAGCTCCACCTCGACTCGATCCGTCAGCTCGAGGAGCGCCTCGCTGCGAGCGAGATGGAGCCCGGCGGCGGTGGATGTCGCGCGCCCGCGAGCCCCGTCGACGGCTCCGAGATCCTCCTCCAGAACGCGGCGTGCCTCGACCTCGCGATCGACGCGATGGCGTGCGACCTCACGCGCGTCGTCGCCGTCGAGTTCGGCAACAACAACGGCACTCAGATCGCCATCCCGGAGATCGGCAATGGCGACTGGCACAGTGGCTTCATCCACAGCGGGCTGATTCCCGAGCTCACTCGTGTCGAGCGCTGGCTCGCGCAGCGTTTCGCAGGCGCGGTGACTCGCGCGAAGTCGCTCGCTGCGCCGGACGGTCGAGGGACGCTGTTCGATCAGACGCTCTTCGTCTGGGCGCGCGACATGGGCGATGCGCCGAGCCACACCGGCAACGACATGCGCTTCGTGTTCGCGGGCGGCGCCGGAGGCGCGCTGCGCACGTCGCCCGAGGGTCGCTACGTCGCGGGCCGCGGAGAGGCGCACCAGCGCGCGCTCCTGAGCTGCGCGACGGCGATGGGCATCTCGAACCTCGACGGGTTCGGCCGGACGAACTTCGGCGGTGACAGCCGACTCCCGCTCGCCGGAATCGGAGCATGA
- a CDS encoding BTAD domain-containing putative transcriptional regulator: MTQPFAPSLPVQLSGFVGRAPEVAEVRRLLAETRLVTLTGAGGSGKTRLAIEAAAQLAREDARTIAWAELAGLSDPALIAQGVAEQLGVRDAQSGSATRALVERWRDRPMLLVLDNCEHVVDAAAQLVDTLLRGCEQLSVLATSREPLGIAGERAWMVPSLAPADATRLFVERARDVVPAFAIGPGNAETITEICRRLDGLPLAIELAAARVKLLAPDQILARLDDSFRLLTSRARNAIPRHKTLRATIDWSYALLSAEEQQLLDRLSVFRGGFTLDAAEAVCAEADDAPALLDVLGQLIDRSLVAMREEHGAARYVLLETVRQYAAERLDARGETAALARRHAEHFAQRVAAAEPHLVTRARPVWLEGLQRELDNVRQALAWSRDADPALCLSLAGRLCWFWFSTGLWSEGRRCSEAALALPDAAAPTRERASALFAAGVIASLQSDAERARAWLSEAVAIADARGDARLLAYARNYLGLVLVSEGDAEGEAPIRDALEWFRANDDLYGLRLAWLLLGTLYTTQGALDRALDAMEHGVAAARRFGLPRELGIALQMLGSSLLRRGDLERAAALFRESLAALRHDPQHLFLARGLEMLGAVACERGAYDEALAMLGAGEAIRERIGASMLPPDRAHLAPRIETLRVAVLPAHFATRWAEGKQLTVDAALDRALAQAPAVSVHAPVEPRARAPQLVVRALGPLEIECGATRLDGDARTSAKAKELLVHLLCHPAGRTRDQIGLVFWPDSSPAQIKNSFHVVLHRLRKVIGRADVVVLEGERYRIHPDLDAWFDATRFEAEAAAALRAPRSSARLDAALALYRGDFLEGEEMGDWSLELHTRLRRMHHDVLSAAADLRIEGDDVAGAAQLLERLVRADALREDAHRRLMRCHARAGERDRALQQYERLVAVLADQLGASPERESMALRDRIRRAEPV; the protein is encoded by the coding sequence ATGACCCAGCCGTTCGCGCCGAGCTTGCCGGTCCAGCTCAGCGGTTTCGTGGGCCGCGCGCCCGAGGTCGCCGAGGTGCGGCGACTGCTCGCGGAGACGCGCCTCGTCACGCTGACCGGCGCCGGCGGCAGCGGGAAGACGCGCCTCGCGATCGAGGCCGCGGCGCAGCTCGCGCGCGAGGACGCGCGGACGATCGCGTGGGCCGAGCTCGCGGGTCTCTCGGATCCCGCGCTGATCGCGCAAGGCGTCGCGGAGCAGCTCGGCGTGCGCGACGCGCAGAGCGGCTCGGCGACGCGCGCGCTCGTGGAGCGCTGGCGCGATCGTCCGATGCTCCTGGTGCTCGACAACTGCGAGCACGTGGTCGACGCCGCGGCGCAGCTCGTCGACACACTGCTGCGCGGCTGCGAGCAGCTCTCGGTGCTCGCGACGAGCCGCGAGCCGCTCGGCATCGCGGGCGAGCGCGCGTGGATGGTGCCGTCGCTCGCGCCTGCCGACGCGACGCGGCTCTTCGTCGAGCGCGCGCGGGACGTCGTGCCCGCGTTCGCGATCGGGCCGGGCAACGCCGAGACGATCACCGAGATCTGTCGCCGCCTCGACGGCCTTCCGCTCGCGATCGAGCTCGCGGCCGCGCGCGTGAAGCTGCTGGCGCCCGATCAGATCCTCGCGCGGCTCGACGACAGCTTCCGCTTGCTCACGTCGCGCGCGCGCAACGCGATCCCGCGGCACAAGACGCTGCGGGCGACGATCGACTGGAGCTATGCGCTGCTGTCCGCCGAGGAGCAGCAGCTGCTCGATCGACTCTCGGTGTTCCGCGGCGGCTTCACGCTGGACGCGGCGGAGGCCGTGTGCGCGGAGGCGGACGACGCGCCGGCGCTGCTCGACGTGCTCGGGCAATTGATCGATCGGTCGCTCGTCGCGATGCGCGAGGAGCACGGCGCGGCGCGCTACGTCCTGCTCGAGACGGTGCGGCAGTACGCTGCCGAGCGCCTCGACGCGCGCGGAGAGACGGCGGCGCTTGCACGGCGTCACGCCGAGCACTTCGCGCAGCGTGTCGCGGCCGCCGAGCCGCACCTCGTGACGCGCGCGCGGCCGGTGTGGCTCGAGGGGCTCCAGCGCGAGCTCGACAACGTCCGCCAGGCGCTCGCGTGGAGCCGGGACGCCGATCCCGCGCTGTGCCTCTCGCTCGCCGGACGGCTGTGCTGGTTCTGGTTCTCGACGGGGTTGTGGTCCGAGGGACGGCGCTGCTCGGAGGCGGCGCTCGCATTGCCGGACGCTGCAGCGCCGACGCGCGAGCGAGCGTCGGCGCTGTTCGCCGCGGGCGTGATCGCGTCGCTGCAGAGCGATGCGGAGCGCGCGCGTGCGTGGCTCTCCGAGGCCGTCGCGATCGCCGATGCACGAGGCGACGCGCGGCTGCTCGCGTATGCGCGCAACTACCTCGGCCTGGTGCTCGTCTCGGAGGGCGATGCGGAGGGCGAGGCGCCGATCCGCGACGCGCTCGAGTGGTTCCGCGCGAACGACGATCTCTACGGGCTGCGCCTCGCCTGGCTCCTGCTCGGCACGCTCTACACGACACAGGGCGCGCTCGATCGCGCCCTCGACGCGATGGAGCACGGCGTCGCCGCGGCGCGACGCTTCGGTCTGCCGCGCGAGCTCGGGATCGCGCTGCAGATGCTCGGCTCGTCGCTGCTGCGGCGCGGCGATCTCGAGCGCGCCGCGGCGTTGTTCCGCGAGTCCCTCGCCGCGCTGCGGCACGACCCGCAGCACCTTTTCCTCGCGCGCGGGCTCGAGATGCTCGGCGCCGTCGCCTGCGAGCGCGGCGCGTACGACGAGGCGCTCGCGATGCTCGGTGCAGGTGAGGCGATCCGCGAGCGGATCGGCGCGAGCATGCTCCCACCCGATCGCGCGCACCTCGCGCCGCGCATCGAGACGCTCCGCGTCGCGGTCCTACCGGCGCACTTCGCGACGCGGTGGGCCGAGGGCAAGCAGCTCACGGTCGACGCGGCGCTCGACCGCGCGCTCGCGCAGGCACCCGCGGTGAGCGTGCACGCGCCGGTGGAGCCGCGCGCTCGCGCGCCCCAGCTCGTCGTGCGCGCGCTCGGACCGCTCGAGATCGAGTGCGGCGCGACGCGCCTCGACGGCGACGCGAGGACCTCCGCCAAGGCGAAGGAGCTGCTCGTCCATCTCCTCTGCCACCCGGCCGGTCGCACCCGCGATCAGATTGGTCTCGTGTTCTGGCCGGACTCGTCGCCGGCGCAGATCAAGAACAGCTTCCACGTCGTCCTGCATCGACTGCGCAAGGTGATCGGGCGCGCGGACGTCGTGGTCCTCGAAGGCGAGCGCTACCGGATCCATCCGGACCTCGACGCGTGGTTCGACGCGACGCGCTTCGAGGCCGAGGCCGCGGCCGCGCTCCGAGCGCCGAGGTCGAGCGCTCGGCTCGACGCGGCGCTGGCGCTCTATCGTGGTGACTTCCTCGAGGGCGAGGAGATGGGCGACTGGTCGCTCGAGCTCCACACGAGACTGCGCCGCATGCACCACGACGTGCTCTCCGCCGCGGCCGACCTCCGCATCGAGGGCGACGACGTCGCGGGCGCTGCGCAGCTGCTCGAGCGCCTCGTCCGTGCCGACGCGCTCCGCGAGGACGCGCATCGCCGTCTCATGCGCTGCCATGCGCGCGCCGGCGAGCGCGACCGCGCGCTCCAGCAGTACGAGCGCTTGGTCGCGGTGCTCGCGGATCAGCTCGGCGCGTCCCCGGAGCGCGAGAGCATGGCGCTGCGGGACCGGATCCGACGCGCCGAGCCGGTGTGA
- a CDS encoding double zinc ribbon domain-containing protein: protein MQQIPGTVACARCGKALPSLATFCDGCGARVAPAAALPSMAAAPAIAAVAMPTARAGFVAAGRGMPICHSCGAIAPTKRSSCGTCGAAIGTSLEAVPPRADGAYWVQVRTELTCRQCGRRSPLDALDLDGTVQCGHCGAAQAFDVDAWSEGLAHAHGVGDLAAPSMRGRDVALPGGNPFADIGDDSAHATLETSGMSIENGVMKTRNLALTATPGQPLCTACGCPLDVEVRVDEATTRCVGCGDRAQYRFPVRAKNMAAGLVAAIGDDLRIDRPDARLDATSAGMVVAVRCPSCGAGLEVPEGAHAARCTYCGTQCRIPSRTLLALKKSPGAAAPWWMLFRGGSALRERLAHGGTSVDADELGGDDEDEVEEPRPRKKRKARKHTMLPMVDVARTPAEEAVSWALQIVVPLSVLVLVGITLFGNVVLGWAQGRTSKELPAITAPY, encoded by the coding sequence ATGCAGCAGATCCCGGGCACGGTGGCGTGCGCTCGTTGTGGGAAGGCGTTGCCCTCGCTCGCGACGTTCTGCGATGGATGCGGCGCGCGTGTCGCGCCCGCCGCGGCGCTGCCCTCGATGGCGGCTGCACCGGCGATCGCTGCGGTCGCGATGCCCACCGCGCGCGCGGGCTTCGTCGCGGCCGGGCGCGGCATGCCGATCTGCCACTCGTGCGGAGCGATCGCACCGACGAAGCGCTCGTCTTGCGGCACCTGCGGCGCGGCGATCGGGACGTCGCTCGAGGCCGTCCCGCCGCGCGCCGACGGAGCGTACTGGGTGCAGGTCCGCACCGAGCTCACGTGCCGGCAGTGCGGTCGTCGCTCACCGCTCGACGCGCTCGATCTCGATGGCACCGTGCAGTGCGGGCACTGCGGCGCGGCACAGGCCTTCGACGTCGACGCGTGGTCCGAGGGGCTCGCGCACGCGCACGGGGTCGGCGATCTCGCCGCGCCCTCGATGCGCGGTCGCGACGTCGCGCTCCCGGGCGGAAATCCGTTCGCCGACATCGGCGACGACAGCGCGCACGCGACGCTCGAGACGAGCGGCATGTCGATCGAGAACGGCGTGATGAAGACGCGCAACCTCGCGCTCACCGCGACGCCGGGACAGCCGCTCTGCACGGCGTGTGGCTGCCCGCTCGACGTCGAGGTCCGCGTCGACGAGGCGACCACGCGCTGCGTGGGATGCGGCGATCGCGCGCAGTATCGGTTCCCGGTGCGCGCGAAGAACATGGCGGCCGGGCTCGTCGCGGCGATCGGCGACGATCTGCGCATCGATCGACCCGACGCGCGCCTCGACGCGACGAGCGCGGGCATGGTGGTCGCGGTGCGCTGTCCGAGCTGCGGCGCGGGGCTCGAGGTGCCCGAGGGCGCGCACGCCGCGCGCTGTACGTATTGTGGCACTCAGTGCCGAATTCCGAGCCGCACCCTGCTCGCGCTGAAGAAGAGCCCGGGCGCGGCGGCGCCGTGGTGGATGCTGTTCCGCGGCGGGTCGGCGCTGCGCGAGCGCCTCGCGCACGGCGGGACCTCCGTCGACGCCGACGAGCTCGGGGGCGACGACGAGGACGAGGTCGAGGAGCCTCGGCCGCGCAAGAAGCGCAAGGCGCGCAAGCACACGATGCTGCCGATGGTCGACGTGGCGCGCACGCCCGCCGAGGAGGCGGTCTCGTGGGCGCTGCAGATCGTGGTGCCGCTCTCGGTGCTCGTGCTCGTCGGCATCACGCTCTTCGGGAACGTCGTGCTGGGGTGGGCGCAGGGCCGGACGTCGAAGGAGCTCCCGGCGATCACGGCGCCGTACTGA